TGCAGTTGGCTCTAATCTGTATTTATGCTGTCTTCTTTGGGAATCCAGACAGGGTTTCTCGGGCTATGGGGAGAGAAAGTTGACGCCATTGATCATTACGTAGCTGAGATCGAGAAACTAAACGACCAAGTAAGTGTTACTATCTTCTCATATATACAACGGTTTCTGTTGGAAATaactgaaaatgttttttttttaatatcttttgtaGATAATGGAGGAACGGAAGAAGGTAAAGAAAGATGACAAGAGCGTAATGCCAGCAGCTTTTGTCTCATTTAAAACACGTTGGGGTGCTGCGGTTTGTGCACAGACACAACAGTCTAGAAACCCGACCGAATGGTTAACTGAATGGGCTCCCGAGGCACGAGAGGTGTTTTGGTCAAACCTCGCGATTCCTTATGTTTCTTTAACAGTGAGAAGACTTATAATGCACGttgccttcttcttcctcactttcttcttcatgaTCCCAATAGCCTTTGTTCAGTCCTTAGCAAGTATCGAAGGCATAGAGAAATCTGCTTCTTTCCTCAAACCCATCATAGAGAAGTAAGTCTCTCTCCCTCTGTCTCTCTTGACTAGTTAGTTCATGGCCGTCTTAGGCATAGGCCAGTGAAGCATTGGCATATAATcccaaaaattttgaaaaaaattacatagacttatttaacattttcttattaaaatctTTACTAAATTGTCTACAACTCCAAAATCTCATGGCTGCCCTGAGTTATTTACGTATGAATGCGATGTTGAGTTtgttacgttttttttttttttgcagtgatCTTGTTAAATCGGTTATCCAAGGTTTTCTTCCTGGGATCGTGTTAAAGCTCTTTATAATATTTCTGCCAAGCATTTTGATGGTCATGTCCAAGTTCGAAGGTTTTGTATCGCTATCATCGTTAGAGAGAAGAGCTGCTTTTCGTTATTACATCTTCAACCTCGTCAATGTCTTCCTCGGTAGCATTATCACCGGTTCTGCTTTTGAACAGCTTGATTCTTTCCTTAAACAATCCGCAAATCAGTAAGTCTCCtcttctctgtttctctctGTTATAGATCTTTTGTGCTTATGTTTTATTCTTGGGACTTGTTAGGATCCCTAGGACGGTTGGAGTAGCTATACCGATAAAAGCAACGTTTTTCATAACATATATAATGGTGGATGGTTGGGCGGGAGTTGCGGGGGAGATCCTGAGGCTGAAACCTTTAATCTTTTTCCATGTAAAGAACTTCTTTTTGGTGAAAACTGAAAAGGATAGAGAAGAAGCTATGAACCCTGGACAGATCAACTTCCACGCGACAGAGCCTAGGATTCAACTCTACTTCCTTCTCGGTCTTGTCTATGCCCCGGTCACTCCTGTTCTACTCCCTTTCATTATAATCTTCTTCGCATTGGCTTACCTCGTCTTTCGTCATCAGGTATAATACTCAAAAACAAGACTCTGTTTCATTCTTTATAACATTTTCAAGATTGATTGATCACACAAGTTGTTCGGTTTGTCAGATCATAAATGTGTACAATCAAGAATACGAAAGCGCGGGTAGGTTCTGGCCTGATGTTCATGGACGTATAATATCGGCGTTGATCATCTCACAAGTTCTTTTACTAGGACTAATGAGCACTAAAGGAGCTGCTCAGTCCACTCCTTTCCTCGTCGCCTTACCGGTTCTCACCTTTTTCTTTCACCGGTTCTGCAAAGGCCGGTACGAACCGGCATTTCTCCGCCACCCCTTGCAGGTCAGTAAAATTCAAACCGAAGATTTTTCACCGGTTTAGGTTAAGTATGTGTGGTTGATCTCATATGGCTTGGTTTTAACAGGAAGCTATGATCAAAGATACATTGGAACAAGCCAGAGAACCGAACTTTAACTTGAAACCTTATCTTAAGAAGGCATATATACATCCGGTTTTTAAAGACGATGAATATGAAGATGTTCGGTCTGAGGTTTCCGGTTATTACCTCGGAGATACGGACGATGAATGTGTTACCGTGCCGACCAAACGTCAGTCTCGGATAACTACGCCGGCTGCTAGTCATGCTAGCGGCGGTTCTATGCGTTCACCATCGTAGGGATAATCTGAACCAATGAAATTTTACTTAACCGGGTTGGTTTTGTGCGGTATATAAAGAAACGGAATCAACCATGTCGGAGATCTCTTTGTTTATTCActcaaaattttgtaaatcgttacaattta
This region of Brassica napus cultivar Da-Ae chromosome C5, Da-Ae, whole genome shotgun sequence genomic DNA includes:
- the LOC106450744 gene encoding CSC1-like protein At1g11960; amino-acid sequence: MATLGDIGVAATINIITAIIFLLAFAILRIQPFNDRVYFPKWYLKGIRSSPLHSGALVSKFVNVNLGSYLRFLNWMPAALKMPEPELIDHAGLDSAVYLRIYLIGLKIFVPIALLAWSILVPVNWTSDGLQLAKLRNVTSSDIDKLSISNIERGSERFWTHLVMAYAFTFWTCYVLMKEYEKVASMRLSFLQSEQRRPDQFTVLVRNVPSDPDESISESVEHYFLVNHPDHYLTHQVVYNANDLADLVEKKRSTQNWLDYNQLKYTRNQDQRPRIKTGFLGLWGEKVDAIDHYVAEIEKLNDQIMEERKKVKKDDKSVMPAAFVSFKTRWGAAVCAQTQQSRNPTEWLTEWAPEAREVFWSNLAIPYVSLTVRRLIMHVAFFFLTFFFMIPIAFVQSLASIEGIEKSASFLKPIIENDLVKSVIQGFLPGIVLKLFIIFLPSILMVMSKFEGFVSLSSLERRAAFRYYIFNLVNVFLGSIITGSAFEQLDSFLKQSANQIPRTVGVAIPIKATFFITYIMVDGWAGVAGEILRLKPLIFFHVKNFFLVKTEKDREEAMNPGQINFHATEPRIQLYFLLGLVYAPVTPVLLPFIIIFFALAYLVFRHQIINVYNQEYESAGRFWPDVHGRIISALIISQVLLLGLMSTKGAAQSTPFLVALPVLTFFFHRFCKGRYEPAFLRHPLQEAMIKDTLEQAREPNFNLKPYLKKAYIHPVFKDDEYEDVRSEVSGYYLGDTDDECVTVPTKRQSRITTPAASHASGGSMRSPS